In Zhaonella formicivorans, one DNA window encodes the following:
- a CDS encoding helix-turn-helix domain-containing protein, translating to MHLLRIGDKLLDRERIITTIDEILNLRLQGLSQQDVANRLNVDRTFISRLEGIGEVRRGGKVAVVGFPIANKKELEQILEEEGIEFYLIMTDEERWRFISDKTGQQLLNDIMDLIAKARAFDVILVIGSNYRIKLCQALVDKEVVGVEIGISPIQEDVYVDPETIRKLVKTLKR from the coding sequence ATGCATTTGCTGCGGATCGGAGATAAGCTGCTGGACCGGGAACGCATCATTACAACCATAGATGAGATTTTAAACTTGCGCTTGCAGGGTTTATCCCAGCAAGATGTGGCCAACCGTTTAAATGTAGACCGCACGTTTATCTCCCGCCTGGAAGGGATTGGGGAAGTCAGAAGGGGCGGTAAAGTAGCGGTTGTTGGTTTCCCTATTGCCAATAAAAAAGAGCTGGAACAAATATTGGAGGAAGAAGGAATAGAGTTTTACCTGATCATGACTGATGAGGAACGCTGGCGATTTATCAGCGACAAAACAGGTCAGCAGCTGCTAAATGATATTATGGACCTGATTGCTAAAGCCAGGGCCTTTGATGTCATACTTGTGATAGGCTCAAATTACAGGATTAAATTGTGCCAGGCATTGGTGGACAAAGAGGTCGTAGGAGTGGAAATCGGCATATCCCCCATTCAGGAAGATGTATATGTTGACCCCGAGACAATCAGGAAACTGGTTAAAACATTGAAAAGGTAA
- a CDS encoding quinate 5-dehydrogenase, translating to MKRVVSVSLGSSKRDHKVETEILGEKYTIERRGTDGDMAKAVAVIQALDGKVDAFGLGGTDLYIYAGEKRYVIREAAQIARAAQHTPIVDGSGLKNTLERKVIAYLKSELGMVFDNVPVLMVCGADRFGMAQALVQSGARLTCGDLMFALGLPIPLRSLKSLDMVAKILAPIVCQLPFKYLYPTGSKQEKTVPRYSRYYHEADIIAGDFHFIKKYMPDNLTGKTILTNTVTKEDVELLRGRGVKQLITTTPELNGRSFGTNVMEAVLVAAAGKRPEQMTPADYEDLLDRIGFKPRVEIL from the coding sequence ATGAAAAGGGTTGTAAGTGTAAGCCTTGGTTCCTCAAAACGGGACCATAAAGTAGAGACAGAGATTTTAGGAGAAAAATATACAATAGAGCGCAGAGGTACTGATGGCGATATGGCCAAAGCAGTAGCAGTTATACAAGCATTGGACGGAAAAGTAGATGCCTTTGGCCTGGGGGGGACGGATTTATATATTTATGCCGGAGAAAAGCGCTACGTAATTCGCGAAGCGGCTCAAATCGCCAGGGCTGCCCAACATACTCCGATAGTAGATGGCAGCGGGTTAAAAAACACTTTGGAACGCAAAGTGATTGCATATTTGAAGTCCGAACTGGGCATGGTATTTGACAATGTACCTGTATTAATGGTCTGCGGCGCTGATCGTTTCGGCATGGCCCAGGCATTAGTCCAAAGCGGCGCGCGACTTACCTGCGGGGACCTGATGTTTGCTCTGGGTCTTCCTATCCCGCTGCGCTCTCTCAAGTCCCTGGACATGGTGGCCAAAATCCTGGCTCCCATTGTATGTCAATTGCCTTTTAAATATTTGTATCCTACAGGCAGCAAGCAGGAAAAGACTGTTCCCCGTTACAGCAGATATTACCATGAGGCCGATATCATAGCGGGGGATTTTCACTTTATTAAAAAATACATGCCGGATAACCTTACAGGTAAAACTATTTTAACCAATACGGTAACCAAAGAGGATGTAGAATTGCTAAGGGGCAGAGGAGTGAAACAGCTGATTACTACCACCCCCGAACTAAACGGCAGGTCCTTTGGTACCAACGTGATGGAAGCCGTGTTGGTGGCAGCGGCCGGTAAGCGGCCTGAGCAGATGACGCCTGCGGACTATGAAGATTTGTTGGACCGGATCGGGTTTAAACCTAGGGTCGAGATTTTGTAA
- a CDS encoding shikimate dehydrogenase, with product MNKFAFMIHPLDVHDVARKFPLAKKLPDSLVENVFRFFPPVKASHITGVKSAYAETEGYFVGCTLTTRQMLNLPERYVLKKIIETGKLAEQLGAKILGLGATTSVVGDAGITVAKNLRIAVTTGNSYTVYTALEGTRKAAEIMGVDLAEAEVVIIGATGSIGAICARIMARETRYITLVARNLEKLEALARQIMLESGLAVSITTDVKKALSKADIVITVTSSAETIIQPEYLKPGAIVCDVARPRDVSKKVAELRDDVLIIEGGMVEVPGDVNFNFNFGYPPKLALACMAETMILALEGRFENFTLGRELTLEQVEEIGKLAKKHGFRLAGFRSFERPVEEQQIESIRQKAFANRVALRA from the coding sequence GTGAACAAGTTTGCTTTCATGATTCATCCGCTGGATGTGCATGATGTGGCCAGAAAATTTCCTTTAGCGAAAAAACTTCCCGACAGTCTGGTGGAAAATGTATTCCGGTTCTTTCCACCTGTTAAAGCTTCCCATATCACCGGAGTTAAATCCGCATATGCCGAGACAGAAGGCTATTTTGTTGGCTGCACGTTGACAACCCGGCAAATGTTGAATTTGCCTGAAAGATATGTGCTCAAAAAAATTATTGAAACAGGGAAATTGGCGGAACAATTGGGGGCTAAAATTTTAGGGCTTGGCGCAACTACTTCCGTAGTAGGTGATGCCGGTATAACCGTGGCCAAAAACCTCAGGATTGCAGTTACAACAGGCAACAGCTATACGGTGTACACAGCCTTGGAAGGAACCCGTAAAGCGGCGGAAATTATGGGGGTAGACCTGGCTGAAGCGGAAGTAGTTATTATTGGCGCAACAGGTTCCATAGGAGCAATTTGTGCACGTATAATGGCCAGAGAAACAAGGTATATTACACTGGTAGCCAGGAATTTGGAGAAGCTGGAGGCGTTAGCCCGGCAGATTATGCTGGAGTCAGGCTTGGCAGTAAGCATTACTACAGATGTTAAAAAAGCTTTATCCAAAGCGGATATAGTTATAACAGTTACTTCTTCCGCTGAAACTATAATTCAACCCGAGTATTTAAAACCGGGGGCGATAGTATGTGACGTTGCCCGGCCAAGGGATGTATCCAAAAAAGTTGCTGAACTGCGGGATGATGTCCTGATAATAGAAGGCGGAATGGTGGAAGTTCCGGGAGACGTAAATTTCAATTTTAACTTTGGTTATCCACCGAAACTGGCGTTGGCTTGCATGGCCGAAACCATGATTTTAGCCTTGGAAGGAAGATTTGAAAATTTTACTTTGGGTCGGGAGCTGACTTTGGAGCAAGTGGAGGAAATTGGAAAGCTGGCCAAAAAACATGGGTTTAGACTTGCTGGTTTCCGAAGTTTTGAGCGCCCTGTAGAAGAACAGCAAATTGAATCCATCCGGCAAAAAGCGTTTGCCAATCGGGTTGCTCTTAGAGCATAG
- the greA gene encoding transcription elongation factor GreA, which translates to MSEKEVILTVEGLKKLEEELEYLKSVKRKEVAERIKQAIEFGDISENSEYEDAKNEQAFIEGKILTLEKKLRNARVIEDNDVATDVVSLGSKVLLKDLEYDDELEYILVGSMEADPAENKISNESPVGKAILGQRIGTIVEVNVPAGVLKYQILDIKR; encoded by the coding sequence ATGTCAGAAAAAGAAGTCATTTTGACAGTCGAGGGGTTAAAAAAATTAGAAGAGGAATTGGAGTACCTAAAATCCGTTAAACGCAAGGAAGTTGCTGAGAGGATTAAGCAGGCTATTGAATTTGGCGATATCAGCGAAAATTCCGAGTATGAAGATGCCAAAAACGAGCAGGCATTTATCGAAGGGAAAATTTTAACCCTGGAGAAAAAGCTGCGCAATGCCAGGGTTATTGAGGATAACGACGTAGCCACTGACGTGGTTTCCCTAGGTTCAAAAGTGCTTTTAAAGGATTTGGAATACGATGACGAGTTGGAATATATTCTGGTAGGTTCAATGGAAGCCGATCCGGCGGAAAACAAAATTTCAAATGAATCTCCTGTGGGCAAAGCCATTTTAGGGCAGCGGATAGGCACCATAGTTGAAGTCAACGTACCTGCCGGTGTCTTGAAATACCAGATACTTGATATTAAAAGATGA
- the lysS gene encoding lysine--tRNA ligase gives MSPTTSHFQFCSREEFIVDAELNELMQVRRQKLDELRNAGIDPFGQRYMRTHMAQNILDNFAELENQVVAIAGRIMAKRGHGKASFAHVQDLSGQIQVYVRLDDVGEFTYQMFTKLDIGDIIGIKGKVFKTKMGETTVWAEDVVLLTKSLRPLPEKWHGLKDVEIRYRQRYVDLIVNPEVRKTFIVRSKAIKAMREFLDSKGFLEVETPVLHPIAGGAAARPFITHHNALDIDLYMRIALELHLKRLLVGGLERVYEIGRVFRNEGISTRHNPEFTMMELYQAYADYEDMMALTEELVAYVAQEALGTTEIVYQGEVLNLTPPWPRITMLDAIKKYTDVDFTTIQTDAEAVAIGEKFNIDVKNNRTKGKIINEMFETYVEPHLMQPHFIIDYPLEISPLAKPKKDNPEFTYRFEAFIACRELANAFSELNDPIDQKERFVAQVKQKAAGDEEAHPMDEDFIRALEYGMPPAGGLGIGVDRLIMLLTDAASIRDVLLFPTMKPREE, from the coding sequence ATGTCCCCAACTACCTCTCATTTTCAATTTTGCAGCCGGGAGGAATTTATAGTGGATGCCGAATTAAATGAACTTATGCAAGTGCGCCGTCAAAAGTTGGACGAGCTTAGGAATGCAGGTATAGATCCTTTTGGCCAGCGTTATATGCGTACCCATATGGCCCAAAATATACTGGATAATTTTGCAGAACTGGAAAATCAGGTTGTGGCTATTGCCGGACGTATTATGGCTAAACGAGGGCATGGCAAAGCTAGTTTTGCCCATGTCCAGGACCTCAGCGGGCAAATTCAAGTGTACGTGCGCCTTGACGATGTAGGTGAATTTACATACCAGATGTTCACCAAACTGGATATTGGCGATATTATAGGCATAAAAGGCAAGGTCTTTAAAACCAAAATGGGAGAAACGACAGTCTGGGCCGAGGATGTGGTGCTTTTAACAAAATCTTTACGTCCCCTGCCTGAGAAATGGCATGGTTTGAAGGATGTGGAGATCAGGTACCGTCAGCGCTACGTAGATCTGATTGTGAACCCGGAAGTAAGAAAAACTTTCATCGTTCGCAGCAAAGCTATTAAAGCCATGAGGGAATTCCTTGATTCCAAGGGCTTCCTCGAAGTAGAAACCCCGGTGTTGCATCCTATTGCCGGAGGAGCTGCGGCCAGGCCATTTATTACCCACCATAATGCTCTGGATATTGACCTTTACATGCGGATTGCATTGGAACTGCATCTCAAACGACTGTTAGTAGGTGGCTTAGAGCGGGTCTACGAAATTGGCAGGGTATTCCGCAACGAGGGTATTTCAACTCGTCATAATCCGGAATTTACCATGATGGAGTTATATCAAGCCTACGCGGATTATGAAGATATGATGGCACTGACTGAGGAACTGGTAGCTTATGTGGCCCAGGAGGCATTAGGGACTACCGAAATTGTATACCAGGGTGAGGTATTGAACTTAACACCCCCGTGGCCCAGGATAACCATGCTGGATGCAATTAAGAAATACACTGATGTAGACTTTACCACCATACAAACCGATGCTGAAGCAGTGGCAATCGGGGAAAAATTTAATATTGACGTGAAAAATAATCGAACTAAAGGTAAAATTATCAACGAAATGTTTGAAACATATGTTGAGCCTCATTTGATGCAGCCTCATTTTATTATTGATTATCCTTTGGAAATCTCACCATTGGCCAAGCCCAAAAAAGATAATCCTGAATTTACCTACAGGTTTGAGGCATTTATTGCCTGCCGTGAATTGGCTAATGCTTTTTCCGAGCTCAACGACCCAATTGACCAAAAAGAGCGGTTTGTAGCCCAGGTAAAACAAAAGGCTGCCGGTGACGAGGAAGCCCATCCTATGGATGAAGATTTTATCAGGGCTTTAGAGTATGGTATGCCGCCGGCAGGCGGGCTTGGGATTGGAGTTGACCGCCTGATCATGCTGCTCACCGATGCGGCTTCTATTAGGGATGTGCTTTTATTCCCCACAATGAAACCAAGAGAAGAATAA